A portion of the Calliphora vicina chromosome 5, idCalVici1.1, whole genome shotgun sequence genome contains these proteins:
- the LOC135962058 gene encoding uncharacterized protein LOC135962058 gives MLPRKFLIGITLGFLVLCVNSAIVKADTHSCYRCEGEDCEDPVIADCITANENDKCFIRFEAVSNDIVQLGCLTDFIEENEVVELIKSKTLYVCNGANCNDFGKLPNPNQCTECSSDNEESCATKPTTITKQLSCNIIPYTQCYQRINGNVTERGCLSDLEGDDFYKCLTGEDDKCKVCEGKGCNEEVIPSDRKRCQRCSSESDASCQSAPVALSVCPTYNETDACVALYENGITKRGCKTDFVCNGQSKNCQFCTSDGCNTANIKKRYEDLYAIFQDVPLNCNTCKGDECEPGKPRNPNKCEGDPYQDCMTVFDASGKVIHRGCEIVVLAEQQSHCDSHPELCFKCKANGCNDMTDPSTYQECLICDAAANPECLFNPAAVTTTRKCTLGCVASLYPRKSNPKVLDFVRTCFEDIEPDNQESCKAENNCVKCLEDKCNTDVLPAEGRLSCLHCEGDDCDVPKSKQCVGYNPNDMCYMYFDNVTLSAVRMGCRSDVDDAQLKAEIKQYFICDGDDCNDFKNLPEAKFCAACDSENDVNCAVDPSKITAQDRCGNFPYTQCFTRIRDDGHTERGCLSKLPTDVFISCHDGNPNSKCRICTDHNCNNKIYPSNRQRCYRCNSSTDADCEDEPNVVQPCPLYQAQDACVVQWINGITHRDCASEITCEGLGRKNCRTCSENACNKLNLANEDIGDAGLFTDLPLNCYQCNSTEECKSSAVALGSCTENIKQTCTTVFNESGEVVGRGCSDSMENACSAEGNLCIDCKSNDCNVAKSENDYIDCVFCDAKNGDDCTFNVDAVKRTRKCYKGCMTALYPRTNDEHPVYELTRTCLDDKDLDDRNKCESSQDANCKSCSDEKCNKDDLGSRKSCYQCKGDECQIPKSQTCRAVLENDQCFLQWDETGSLIEMGCKSKYDPAEVDILVKEKYLWLCDEDNCNHIEDTPKSQTCVLCNSRTDSDCAIKPNDVQSSTTCGKAPYTQCYSRVLENGHTERGCLSNLEGEEFVDCLYNRNSTKCLSCIGDNCNQESYPSNRLSCHVCSSTSSDSCENNPDDAQVCLLYAPDDKCVSSIDVNGNTVRGCSSQVSCDASNPTICQECKGDACNVANLKRKSDGKPGQWQSLPLTCMACNNLEDCTAKSSEQICSSSEYCMTVFDSNGKVVKRGCSDDVEKEQGTYCDLNSSNCFNCNSNLCNKATSLNNYIDCVYCDSETNPDCALNPSAVENLRRCNGNCMTALYPAANNSSFELVRTCLDDKDTLDQTACSSGSSTECKSCSSAACNTHKLPENRLSCYHCQGDNCEDAPKSECLKYKPDDQCFILFNNVSDISQMGCVSDLEDDFVSNNLHSLFICSTGDNCNSYENIPTTTLCAQCNSNDDEDCASNPTNVPNVGTCSALPNTQCYTKINKDGSTARGCLNSLTQTQINACLGGTDGDCSVCADDRCNIEIFPANRRSCQRCNTKDDPECESSPDFAAVCPVYSNTQYCATKLVNGHTYRGCSTEFQCDDSDKQYCRLCHGSDNCNVVDLASTNIGYPGNWQGVPINCYTCKNEECQDSKQVLIQACRNNNRQNCATVFAANGTVVERGCSDLIYAGENANHCDENPGYCKFCKSSGCNLANSLADFDHCLFCEGADNSECIFHPENIKRTRSCHKGCMTGLYPRKFEENPAYELARGCLDDLDLDDREDCKAGTKPNCQVCEGSSCNTAKIPERRLKCNVCNGADCAEPKSAECTAFRENDKCFTLFVEENDVQRMGCTSDLDNSDLVTLERQLLVCDGDNCNTFESFPTPISCRWCNSVDNPECASKPTISTATVCQILPHTECFTRIDKEGVTHRGCLSDVNDDVFVDCSSGNSTTCEVCTTNNCNAEIFPEGRKSCIQCDSAVFPGCEDNANDFASICSMYVENDSCVTKLEGDRTIRGCASEMTCDTSSRDTCRICNQTDNCNTVNLLPGYVGEPGKWQELPLNCYHCEGEECSNGNGQLATCEGNNLQTCMTVFNAEGAVVKRGCSDAVISTESDYCDENTDKCFACKSNDCNNANSLDDYVDCYFCDSSDSSSCSISFDASKTKTRKCQKSCMVALYPRTSANDPSYELARTCLDDLDLDDREKCANGEKELCKACDGPRCNTMNVPDERFECYKCVDDECEDMKTQQCSLYHANDQCYVLFNNESSIVGMGCRSEFEMDTVNELVKQKRLLLCNEKNCNAPESLPTPKLCSVCNSAQNPLCATNPNLVGNIERCASLPFTECFTRVDSNGLTERGCLGALQDDTFYGCLMGTDGLCETCVGDKCNEIDVFPADRMKCQQCNSAIDPNCSSAPNNNKVCEIYQPNDQCVTNLRDGVTTRGCGSNMKCDNENDPQTCRVCEGDGCNTINLEKITEDGIPGRWQDIPITCYTCKGEEECTSKGYFRSCVNNPIQNCMTVFNSEGKVIQRGCSDPVEADNQAYCEENQENCLRCNSNGCNQATSLGEYVECLSCDTDTNGNCISNISGITKTRKCYKYCMTALYPRFKEENPSYGLSRSCYDDMDLDDRELCAAGNKENCKTCNTAKCNIIDMPQKRHSCYICEGDDCQDPKAQECPTFRPDDKCYTRFDEKNAVVAFGCRSEFSNAEADYLLKQKRLHLCDGENCNTFDNIPAAQTCALCNSRTDSNCAVNPTAVTGQTTCALLPFTECYSRVLEDGATERGCLSNLYDDEFVGCLNGTSTTCNSCKGNNCNKNVFPDSRLKCHICDSSADPNCEASPNSLSICSIFDSQDTCVTSFRNDVTYRGCSSSLVCDATNPRTCAKCNGEGCNTVNLAKKQDDNFGKWQDLPLTCLSCSGSDCNSAATTESLTCELNNEQDCMTVFDVSGKVIRRGCADIVESEYCSENEENCYSCKSNDCNTATSKSDFVECVYCNSHKDQECVLNPLSTAHKTRNCQGGCMTALFPSDNSANPAYDLIRTCLNDKEVSDQNTCSGGKDGKCSACSGSKCNTNNMPENRLSCFTCQGETCEEPKTNVCPLYKENDQCFIRFDDTNSVSEMGCISSFRNQDLESILKTKRVHVCSGTDCNTLDKIPSAQSCAVCDSTEDVSCAVNPIEIGTFNTCSMLPYTSCYSKLTTSGTTERGCLTDLPDDDFVACILGNDKNCGVCNENGCNREIFPVDRQQCFTCNSEEESNCDSFPVTKMACPIVSDSESCVSALSGNVTIRGCKSSIYCDANDSATCRSCFGSECNSIELLNKQDDGYHGVWQDLPLKCHTCEGEHCLYSLGPTVTCSSRNINQDCMTVFDAQGRVERRGCSDDVEDYKDLYCRQNPERCFRCKSNECNFAWSIDEYVECSFCDSVNEPFCVLNPDYNGFKSRKCYKNCMVAMKDQQVIRSCLDDKEMWVQNHCQQSGSNECAACSGDDCNKFVFPHDRLKCHVCTGSSCSSSVGQYCELYENNDYCFAKYENGLVNLMGCASSQNASDIADWSAQNKLYKCEGNDCNELSRLPKAGVCISCDSSKTHNCAQNPLEVSPTETCAAPNDKCVTRIDAKGHTIRGCLSNLNATEQSCESLGTCAVCTGEKCNNQIYPANRRECHICNSVADKSCALNPSSLKVCPIYDANDKCVSSLSDDGLLKRGCASEVQCDNNDSNYCDVCNTNGCNTIELKGSANVATNSLFLTLLLAFVSVLVLKY, from the exons ATGTTGCCCCGAAAATTTCTAATCGGAATCACGTTAGGATTCCTAGTGTTATGTGTAAATAGTGCAATCG TCAAGGCTGATACACACTCCTGTTATCGCTGTGAGGGAGAAGATTGTGAAGACCCCGTTATTGCAGATTGTATAACTGCAAATGAAAATGATAAATGTTTTATTCGCTTCGAAGCGGTTAGCAATGATATAGTGCAATTGGGCTGTCTTACGGATTTCATTGAGGAAAACGAAGTTGTGGAATTGATTAAAAGCAAAACTCTGTATGTCTGCAATGGAGCTAATTGCAATGACTTTGGAAAATTACCAAATCCCAACCAGTGCACAGAATGTTCATCGGATAATGAGGAATCATGCGCCACTAAGCCCACAACCATAACTAAGCAACTGTCGTGTAACATCATTCCCTACACCCAGTGTTATCAACGTATTAACGGTAACGTAACAGAACGTGGTTGTTTGTCGGACTTGGAAGGAGACGATTTTTACAAGTGTTTAACTGGAGAAGATGACAAATGTAAGGTTTGCGAAGGCAAAGGATGTAACGAAGAA GTTATTCCCAGTGATCGTAAGAGATGTCAACGTTGTAGTTCAGAATCAGATGCAAGCTGCCAAAGTGCCCCGGTTGCATTATCAGTTTGCCCAACTTACAATGAAACTGACGCCTGTGTAGCTCTTTATGAAAATGGCATCACCAAGCGCGGCTGCAAAACCGATTTTGTATGCAATGGTCAATCGAAAAATTGTCAATTTTGCACGAGTGATGGTTGTAATACCGCCAACATTAAGAAACGTTATGAAGACCTTTACGCCATTTTCCAAGATGTCCCTTTAAATTGCAACACATGCAAGGGAGATGAATGTGAGCCAGGTAAACCTCGTAATCCCAACAAATGTGAAGGTGATCCCTATCAAGACTGTATGACTGTTTTCGATGCCAGTGGCAAAGTCATTCATCGTGGTTGTGAAATTGTCGTTCTGGCCGAACAACAGTCGCACTGCGATTCACATCCTGAATTGTGCTTTAAGTGCAAGGCCAATGGCTGCAACGACATGACCGATCCCTCAACATATCAGGAATGTTTAATTTGTGACGCTGCAGCAAATCCCGAATGTTTGTTCAATCCCGCTGCTGTAACTACAACACGCAAATGTACCCTTGGCTGTGTAGCTTCTCTCTATCCACGTAAATCCAATCCGAAAGTCCTTGATTTTGTGCGAACATGTTTCGAGGACATTGAACCCGACAACCAAGAATCTTGCAAAGCCGAAAATAACTGCGTTAAATGTTTGGAGGACAAATGTAACACTGACGTTTTGCCCGCCGAGGGACGTCTGTCATGTTTGCACTGTGAAGGCGACGATTGTGATGTCCCCAAGTCAAAACAATGCGTCGGCTACAATCCTAATGACATGTgttatatgtattttgataaTGTGACCTTGAGCGCTGTGCGTATGGGTTGTCGTAGTGATGTTGATGATGCTCAATTAAAAGcagaaattaaacaatatttcatttgcGATGGAGATGATTGCAATGATTTTAAGAATCTGCCTGAGGCCAAATTCTGTGCCGCTTGTGATTCCGAAAATGACGTTAATTGTGCTGTTGATCCATCAAAAATAACGGCTCAAGATAGATGTGGTAATTTCCCATACACTCAGTGCTTTACTCGTATACGTGATG atGGTCATACCGAACGTGGTTGTTTGTCAAAGTTGCCCACAGACGTCTTCATTAGTTGTCATGATGGTAATCCAAATTCAAAATGCAGAATTTGCACCGACCACAAttgtaacaataaaatttatccATCTAATCGTCAAAGATGTTACCGCTGCAATTCGTCCACTGATGCCGATTGCGAAGATGAACCTAATGTCGTACAGCCTTGTCCCCTATACCAGGCACAAGATGCTTGTGTGGTCCAGTGGATCAATGGTATTACACACCGTGACTGTGCTTCTGAAATAACCTGTGAAGGTTTGGGTCGTAAAAACTGCCGCACATGCTCGGAAAATGCCTGCAATAAATTGAACTTAGCTAATGAAGATATTGGTGATGCAGGTTTGTTCACGGATTTGCCTCTCAATTGTTACCAATGCAATAGCACCGAGGAATGCAAATCATCGGCAGTTGCACTCGGCAGTTGTactgaaaatattaaacaaacatGCACCACAGTCTTCAATGAAAGTGGTGAAGTTGTTGGCCGTGGATGCAGCGATAGCATGGAGAACGCTTGTTCAGCTGAAGGAAATTTGTGTATTGATTGCAAATCAAATGACTGCAATGTAGCCAAAAGCGAGAATGATTATATTGATTGTGTATTCTGTGATGCAAAAAATGGCGATGATTGTACATTCAATGTTGATGCCGTCAAAAGGACTCGTAAGTGTTACAAGGGTTGCATGACAGCTCTTTATCCACGTACCAACGATGAACATCCCGTTTATGAACTAACACGTACTTGCTTGGATGACAAGGATTTGGATGATCGCAACAAATGTGAGTCTTCCCAAGATGCCAACTGTAAATCTTGCTCAGATGAAAAATGCAACAAAGATGATTTGGGTTCACGTAAGTCATGCTACCAGTGTAAGGGCGATGAATGTCAAATACCCAAGTCTCAAACATGTCGTGCTGTATTGGAAAATGATCAATGTTTCCTGCAATGGGATGAAACTGGTTCGCTTATTGAGATGGGATGCAAGAGCAAATATGATCCCGCTGAAGTAGATATTTTGgttaaggaaaaatatttgtggTTGTGCGACGAGGATAATTGCAACCACATTGAGGACACTCCAAAATCACAAACATGTGTTCTTTGCAATTCACGTACAGATTCTGATTGTGCCATCAAACCAAATGACGTACAATCATCAACAACATGCGGTAAAGCTCCGTATACTCAGTGTTACAGTCGTGTATTGGAGA atGGACATACTGAACGTGGTTGTTTGTCCAACCTAGAAGGTGAGGAATTCGTCGACTGTCTTTACAATAGAAATAGTACCAAATGTTTAAGCTGTATTGGAGACAATTGCAACCAAGAG TCATACCCAAGCAATCGTTTGTCCTGCCATGTCTGTTCGTCGACTTCGTCTGATTCATGTGAAAACAATCCAGATGACGCACAAGTATGTCTTTTGTATGCTCCGGATGATAAATGTGTGTCATCAATAGATGTTAATGGTAATACTGTACGAGGTTGCAGCTCACAAGTAAGTTGCGATGCATCAAACCCCACCATTTGTCAAGAATGCAAAGGAGATGCCTGCAACGTGGCCAACTTAAAACGTAAATCTGATGGTAAACCCGGACAATGGCAATCTCTGCCTTTGACCTGTATGGCATGTAACAACCTTGAAGACTGCACCGCTAAATCTAGTGAACAAATATGTTCCAGCTCGGAATATTGCATGACTGTATTCGATAGCAACGGGAAAGTTGTCAAACGTGGCTGCAGTGATGACGTTGAAAAGGAACAGGGAACTTATTGCGATTTGAATTCGTCTAACTGCTTCAACTGTAATTCGAATTTATGCAACAAGGCCACCAGCTTGAACAATTATATTGATTGTGTTTACTGTGACTCCGAAACTAATCCAGATTGTGCCCTCAATCCTTCAGCTGTAGAAAACCTTCGTAGATGTAATGGCAATTGCATGACAGCTCTTTATCCCGCTGCTAATAATTCTTCGTTTGAACTTGTACGTACTTGCCTCGATGACAAAGATACTTTAGACCAGACTGCTTGTTCCAGCGGAAGTTCAACAGAATGCAAATCCTGTTCCAGCGCTGCCTGTAATACTCATAAACTACCAGAAAATCGTTTGTCATGCTATCACTGCCAGGGAGATAATTGCGAGGATGCTCCGAAATCAGAATGTTTGAAATATAAACCTGATGACCAATGCTTCATACTTTTCAACAATGTCAGTGACATTAGCCAAATGGGTTGTGTTAGTGACTTAGAAGACGACTTTGTGTCCAACAATCTTCACAGCCTGTTCATATGCAGCACCGGTGATAATTGCAATAGTTACGAAAACATTCCCACCACCACCTTATGTGCCCAGTGTAATTCTAATGATGACGAGGACTGTGCTTCCAACCCCACAAATGTTCCAAATGTTGGCACATGTTCAGCATTGCCTAACACTCAGTGCtacactaaaataaataaag ATGGATCGACTGCACGTGGTTGTTTAAATAGTTTAACTCAAACTCAAATAAACGCCTGTCTTGGCGGCACTGATGGCGACTGCAGTGTTTGTGCAGATGACAGATGTAATATAGAG ATTTTCCCGGCTAATCGTCGTAGTTGCCAACGTTGCAACACCAAAGATGATCCCGAATGTGAAAGTTCACCAGATTTTGCTGCCGTTTGTCCCGTATACTCCAATACACAATATTGTGCCACCAAATTGGTTAATGGCCACACCTACCGTGGCTGCAGTACCGAATTCCAGTGTGACGACAGTGATAAACAGTACTGTCGATTGTGCCATGGCTCAGATAATTGCAATGTCGTTGATTTAGCCAGCACCAACATTGGCTATCCTGGTAATTGGCAAGGAGTTCCAATTAACTGTTATACATGCAAAAATGAAGAATGTCAAGATAGCAAGCAGGTCCTAATTCAGGCCTGTCGTAATAACAATAGACAAAATTGTGCTACAGTATTTGCGGCAAATGGTACTGTCGTGGAACGTGGTTGTTCAGACTTGATTTATGCCGGTGAAAACGCAAACCACTGTGATGAAAATCCTGGATATTGTAAATTCTGCAAATCCAGTGGATGTAATCTGGCTAATAGCTTGGCCGATTTTGATCACTGTTTGTTCTGTGAGGGCGCTGATAATTCGGAATGTATTTTCCATCCCGAAAATATTAAACGCACCCGTTCATGTCACAAGGGATGTATGACTGGTCTGTATCCACGTAAATTTGAAGAAAACCCAGCCTATGAATTGGCCAGAGGATGCTTAGATGATTTGGACTTGGATGATCGCGAAGATTGTAAGGCAGGCACAAAACCTAACTGTCAAGTTTGTGAGGGTAGTTCTTGCAATACTGCAAAAATACCAGAACGCAGACTCAAGTGCAATGTTTGCAATGGTGCCGATTGTGCTGAACCAAAGAGTGCTGAATGTACAGCATTCCGTGAGAATGATAAATGCTTCACATTGTTTGTCGAAGAAAACGATGTGCAACGCATGGGCTGTACCAGCGATTTGGATAACTCTGACTTGGTTACGTTAGAGCGTCAACTGCTAGTATGCGATGGTGATAACTGCAATACATTTGAAAGTTTCCCTACACCAATCTCTTGTAGATGGTGTAACTCTGTAGATAATCCTGAATGTGCATCAAAGCCAACAATAAGTACAGCCACCGTATGTCAGATTTTACCTCATACCGAATGCTTTACGCGCATCGATAAGG aAGGTGTCACACATCGTGGTTGTTTGTCTGATGTTAATGATGATGTGTTTGTCGATTGCTCAAGCGGTAATAGCACTACCTGTGAGGTGTGCACCACAAATAATTGCAATGCTGAGATTTTCCCAGAAGGACGCAAAAGTTGTATCCAATGCGATTCAGCTGTCTTCCCTGGTTGTGAAGACAATGCCAATGATTTTGCCAGCATCTGTTCTATGTACGTGGAAAATGATAGTTGTGTGACTAAATTGGAAGGTGATCGCACCATTCGCGGTTGCGCTTCTGAAATGACTTGTGATACTAGTAGTCGCGATACTTGTCGAATCTGTAACCAAACCGATAACTGCAATACCGTTAATCTATTGCCAGGCTACGTGGGTGAACCAGGCAAGTGGCAAGAATTGCCACTTAATTGCTACCACTGTGAAGGCGAAGAATGTTCCAATGGAAATGGTCAACTTGCCACATGTGAAGGCAACAATTTACAAACCTGTATGACCGTATTCAATGCTGAAGGCGCTGTGGTGAAACGTGGTTGCAGTGATGCTGTCATCAGCACAGAATCCGACTATTGTGATGAAAACACTGATAAGTGTTTTGCATGCAAATCGAATGATTGCAACAATGCCAACAGTTTAGATGATTACGTTGACTGTTACTTCTGTGATTCTTCAGATAGCAGCAGCTGCTCTATTAGTTTTGATGCATCCAAGACCAAGACGCGTAAGTGTCAAAAAAGCTGTATGGTTGCCCTATACCCTCGCACCAGTGCAAATGATCCATCCTATGAACTGGCACGCACTTGTTTGGATGATTTGGATTTAGATGACCGTGAAAAATGTGCAAACGGTGAAAAGGAGCTGTGCAAGGCATGTGATGGTCCTCGTTGCAATACCATGAACGTACCCGACGAACGCTTTGAATGCTACAAGTGCGTCGATGATGAGTGCGAAGATATGAAGACACAACAATGTAGCTTATATCATGCCAACGATCAATGTTATGTTTTGTTCAACAACGAAAGTTCTATTGTGGGCATGGGATGTCGCAGTGAATTTGAAATGGATACTGTTAACGAGCTGGTTAAACAAAAGCGGTTGCTCTTGTGCAATGAAAAGAATTGTAATGCACCCGAAAGCTTGCCCACACCCAAACTATGCTCCGTTTGTAATTCTGCCCAGAACCCGCTGTGTGCAACAAATCCAAATTTGGTGGGCAACATTGAACGTTGTGCATCTTTGCCATTTACTGAATGTTTCACGCGTGTCGATAGCA ATGGACTCACCGAACGTGGTTGCTTGGGAGCTCTTCAAGATGATACTTTCTACGGTTGCCTAATGGGTACTGACGGCTTATGTGAAACATGTGTCGGAGACAAATGTAATGAAATTGATGTATTCCCGGCCGATCGCATGAAGTGTCAACAGTGTAATTCTGCAATTGATCCAAACTGTTCTTCCGCACCCAACAACAATAAAGTTTGTGAAATTTACCAGCCGAATGATCAATGTGTAACAAATTTACGTGATGGTGTCACGACTCGTGGCTGTGGATCAAATATGAAATGCGACAATGAAAACGATCCTCAAACATGTCGCGTTTGTGAAGGTGATGGCTGTAATACCATAAACTTGGAAAAGATAACTGAGGATGGAATTCCCGGTAGATGGCAAGATATTCCCATCACTTGCTACACCTGCAAAGGAGAAGAGGAATGTACCTCTAAGGGCTATTTCCGTTCGTGTGTAAACAATCCCATACAAAACTGTATGACTGTATTCAATTCTGAGGGCAAGGTAATTCAGCGAGGATGCAGCGATCCTGTGGAAGCAGACAATCAAGCATATTGTGAAGAAAATCAGGAAAACTGTTTGCGCTGCAACTCGAATGGTTGTAATCAAGCCACCAGTTTGGGTGAATATGTCGAGTGCTTATCTTGCGACACTGATACTAATGGCAATTGCATTTCGAATATCTCGGGCATTACAAAGACCCGCAAGTGCTACAAATACTGTATGACCGCCTTATATCCCCGCTTCAAAGAGGAAAATCCATCATATGGTCTATCAAGATCATGTTACGATGACATGGATCTCGATGACCGCGAGCTTTGTGCGGCTGGCAACAAGGAAAATTGCAAAACATGCAATACAGCCAAGTGTAATATCATCGATATGCCACAAAAACGTCACAGTTGTTACATTTGTGAAGGTGATGACTGTCAAGATCCCAAGGCTCAAGAATGTCCCACATTCCGTCCCGATGATAAATGCTATACGCGTTTTGATGAAAAGAATGCCGTTGTAGCATTTGGTTGTCGCAGTGAATTCAGCAATGCTGAAGCTGATTATTTGTTGAAGCAAAAACGCCTTCATCTGTGTGATGGTGAAAATTGCAATACCTTCGATAATATTCCCGCTGCTCAAACATGTGCTCTTTGCAACTCTCGTACTGATAGCAACTGCGCAGTGAATCCTACCGCTGTTACTGGACAAACCACATGTGCTCTTTTACCATTCACAGAATGCTATTCACGTGTATTAGAAGACGGTGCAACGGAACGCGGTTGCTTGTCCAATTTGTACGACGATGAATTTGTAGGTTGTTTAAATGGCACATCCACAACATGCAACTCGTGCAAGGGAAATAACTGCAATAAGAATGTTTTCCCCGATTCCCGTCTCAAGTGTCATATTTGCGATTCCAGTGCTGATCCCAATTGTGAAGCTAGTCCCAACAGTTTGAGCATCTGTTCAATCTTTGATTCTCAGGACACATGTGTAACCTCATTCCGCAACGATGTAACTTACCGTGGTTGCAGTTCAAGTTTAGTTTGCGATGCTACAAATCCAAGAACCTGCGCCAAATGTAACGGTGAAGGTTGCAACACAGTAAACTTGGCCAAGAAACAAGATGACAATTTCGGTAAATGGCAAGATTTACCATTGACTTGTCTCAGCTGCTCGGGCAGTGATTGCAATTCAGCAGCAACAACCGAGTCTCTGACCTGCGAGTTGAATAACGAACAAGATTGTATGACAGTATTCGATGTCAGTGGCAAAGTAATTCGTCGTGGTTGCGCCGACATTGTCGAAAGTGAATATTGCTctgaaaatgaagaaaattgCTACAGCTGTAAATCGAATGATTGTAATACCGCAACTTCGAAATCTGATTTCGTAGAATGTGTATACTGCAACTCTCACAAAGATCAGGAGTGTGTATTGAATCCACTAAGCACGGCTCACAAAACAAGAAACTGCCAAGGTGGTTGTATGACCGCACTCTTCCCCTCCGATAATTCTGCTAATCCAGCTTATGACCTGATTCGTACCTGCCTCAATGACAAAGAAGTGTCTGATCAAAACACTTGTTCGGGGGGCAAAGACGGCAAATGCTCAGCATGCAGTGGCAGCAAATGTAACACAAACAATATGCCAGAAAATCGTCTATCCTGTTTTACATGTCAAGGAGAGACATGCGAAGAACCAAAGACCAACGTATGCCCATTGTACAAGGAGAACGATCAATGCTTCATTAGATTCGATGATACAAACAGTGTTTCTGAAATGGGATGTATCAGTTCGTTCCGTAATCAAGATTTGGAGAGCATCTTAAAAACTAAGAGGGTGCACGTGTGCTCGGGAACTGACTGTAACACCTTGGACAAAATACCCAGTGCACAATCATGTGCCGTCTGTGATTCTACAGAAGACGTATCTTGTGCAGTGAATCCCATTGAAATTGGTACATTTAACACCTGCAGTATGTTGCCATACACTAGCTGTTACAGCAAATTAACCACAA GTGGCACAACAGAAAGAGGTTGTTTGACCGACTTACCGGATGATGATTTTGTTGCTTGTATTCTTGGCAACGACAAGAATTGTGGTGTCTGCAATGAAAATGGTTGCAACAGAGAG ATATTCCCAGTAGATCGTCAGCAATGCTTTACATGTAACTCTGAAGAAGAGTCCAACTGTGACTCTTTCCCCGTGACCAAGATGGCTTGTCCTATTGTAAGTGATAGTGAGTCATGTGTGAGTGCTTTGAGTGGCAATGTTACAATTCGTGGCTGCAAATCCTCAATTTACTGCGATGCCAACGATAGCGCCACTTGTCGCTCGTGCTTTGGTAGTGAATGTAATTCCATTGAATTGTTGAATAAACAAGATGACGGTTACCATGGTGTCTGGCAAGATCTTCCGCTTAAGTGTCACACATGTGAAGGCGAACACTGCTTGTATTCATTGGGACCAACAGTTACCTGTTCCAGTCGCAACATCAATCAGGATTGCATGACAGTTTTCGATGCGCAGGGACGCGTTGAACGACGTGGTTGTTCAGATGATGTTGAGGATTACAAGGATTTATATTGCAGACAAAATCCCGAACGTTGCTTCAGATGTAAATCCAATGAGTGTAACTTTGCCTGGAGTATCGATGAATATGTTGAATGTTCGTTCTGTGATTCTGTCAATGAACCATTCTGTGTACTCAATCCGGACTACAATGGCTTCAAGtccagaaaatgttacaagaaCTGTATGGTTGCCATGAAAGATCAACAAGTCATTCGCTCTTGTTTGGACGACAAAGAAATGTGGGTACAAAACCATTGCCAACAAAGTGGCTCCAATGAATGTGCCGCCTGTTCAGGAGACGACTGCAATAAATTCGTATTCCCCCATGATCGTCTCAAGTGCCATGTCTGTACCGGCTCATCATGCTCCAGCAGTGTGGGCCAATATTGTGAGCTTTACGAAAACAACGATTATTGCTTTGCAAAATACGAAAATGGCTTGGTAAATCTAATGGGTTGTGCCTCTTCTCAAAATGCCAGCGACATTGCCGACTGGTCCGCTCAAAATAAGTTGTACAAGTGTGAAGGCAATGATTGTAATGAATTGTCGCGCTTACCCAAAGCCGGAGTTTGTATATCGTGTGATTCTAGCAAGACTCACAATTGTGCACAAAATCCTCTAGAAGTCTCACCTACCGAAACTTGTGCAGCTCCAAATGACAAATGTGTCACACGAATTGATGCCAAAGGTCACACAATCAGAGGATGCTTAAGCAACTTGAATGCTACTGAACAATCTTGCGAGTCCCTTGGCACTTGTGCCGTTTGCACCGGAGAAAAGTGCAATAATCAG ATATATCCAGCTAATCGTCGTGAATGTCACATTTGCAATTCAGTGGCAGATAAAAGTTGTGCACTGAATCCATCGAGTCTGAAAGTATGTCCGATCTATGATGCCAACGACAAGTGTGTGTCCTCCCTTTCTGACGATGGCTTATTGAAACGTGGTTGTGCCTCTGAAGTGCAATGCGACAACAACGACAGCAACTACTGCGATGTCTGTAATACAAACGGCTGTAACACTATCGAACTCAAGGGATCCGCCAACGTGGCCACCAACAGTCTCTTCCTAACACTACTGCTGGCATTCGTATCGGTTTTAGTATTgaaatattga